One genomic region from Rosa rugosa chromosome 1, drRosRugo1.1, whole genome shotgun sequence encodes:
- the LOC133727040 gene encoding protein IQ-domain 26-like: MGRATRWLKGLFGIKRDKDRDHHQRPNSDSALVSCFEYKKASSFGREASPPPATTLLCHNPATIPPNISPSEAAWLRSFYNETENEQSKHAIAVAAATAAAADAAVAAAQAAVAVVRLTSNGRGTMFGGGRERWAAVKVQTCFRAYLARKALRALKGLVKLQALVRGYLVRKQATATLHGMQALVRAQATVRSHKSRGLNLNINITEANRIEMRARKSTERFDESRSEHTAPSHSRRLSGCLENNNSFNTIDEIPKIVEVDTGRPKSRSRRTNTSISELSDEFYQAVSSPLPCCCPARLTIPDHRNFQESDWGLTGEECRFSTAQSTPRFVNSCGSNAPVTPAKSVCADNFYRGFGNYPNYMASTQSFKAKLRSHSAPKQRPEPGTKKRLSLNELLESRNSLSGVKMQRSCSQVQEAINFKNAVMGKLDRSSDFSSLLRRS, encoded by the exons ATGGGTAGAGCAACGAGGTGGCTTAAGGGCTTGTTTGGGATTAAGAGGGACAAAGACAGAGATCACCACCAGAGACCCAATTCAGATTCAGCTTTGGTTTCCTGTTTTGAATACAAGAAAGCTTCAAGCTTTGGGAGGGAGGCGAGTCCTCCTCCGGCGACGACTCTGCTGTGTCATAATCCGGCCACTATCCCGCCGAACATTTCACCGTCCGAGGCGGCCTGGCTGAGGTCCTTCTACAATGAAACAGAGAATGAACAGAGCAAGCACGCAATTGCAGTTGCGGCCGCCACGGCCGCAGCTGCTGATGCCGCAGTTGCTGCGGCTCAGGCGGCCGTGGCGGTCGTCCGCCTAACTAGCAATGGCAGAGGCACCATGTTCGGCGGCGGCCGCGAGAGATGGGCCGCCGTCAAGGTCCAAACTTGCTTCCGGGCATACTTG GCCAGAAAAGCCCTGAGAGCTCTGAAAGGACTGGTGAAGTTACAGGCATTAGTGAGAGGCTATTTAGTGAGGAAGCAAGCCACTGCTACACTCCACGGTATGCAAGCTCTGGTCAGAGCACAGGCCACTGTTCGTTCTCATAAATCCAGGGGCCTCAACCTCAACATTAACATCACTGAAGCCAACAGAATCGAAATGCGCGCACGAAAATCCACg GAAAGGTTTGATGAGAGTCGGAGCGAGCACACAGCTCCGAGCCACAGCAGGAGGCTCTCTGGTTGTTTGGAGAACAACAACAGTTTCAACACCATTGATGAAATTCCCAAGATTGTTGAGGTTGATACAGGAAGGCCTAAATCCAGGTCTCGCAGAACCAACACTTCCATTTCTGAACTAAGCGACGAATTTTACCAGGCAGTGTCTTCTCCACTCCCCTGTTGCTGTCCGGCCAGGTTGACCATCCCCGATCACCGGAACTTCCAAGAGTCAGACTGGGGGCTCACCGGAGAGGAATGCAGGTTCTCCACGGCGCAGAGCACGCCGAGATTTGTGAACTCCTGCGGGTCTAATGCCCCGGTGACGCCGGCCAAGAGTGTCTGTGCCGACAACTTTTACAGGGGATTTGGGAACTACCCGAACTACATGGCGAGCACTCAGTCTTTCAAGGCCAAGTTGAGGTCTCACAGCGCTCCGAAACAGAGGCCGGAGCCGGGGACGAAGAAGAGGCTTTCGCTTAATGAGTTGCTCGAGTCAAGGAACAGTTTGAGTGGTGTTAAGATGCAGAGGTCTTGTTCACAAGTGCAGGAAGCCATTAATTTCAAGAATGCTGTGATGGGGAAGCTTGATAGGTCGTCAGATTTTAGTAGCTTGCTGAGGAGGTCTTAA